A single genomic interval of Sphingomonas faeni harbors:
- a CDS encoding ferritin-like domain-containing protein: MKDQIEFLDLMERAEHQRAARRNFIRLCGGAAAMTGGLSLLAACDDDEDISQPAPSPTPTPTPPPAAVSDTDVLNFALQLEYLEGNYYSYAVSGQGIAANLQTGTGTQAAVITGSGDGFARAVNFTDTVVQQYAREIAFDELGHIGFLRTTLGSAAQAQPAINLSGSASVAIGSTTGVGAFTAAARAAGVIGPNEIFDPYLNDENFLIGSYLLTDVGVTAYRGSARLITNKTFLEASAGILATECYHDGVIRSELWRRGLTIPSIFSRITQISNARDALDGATDTDQDIGNATTANLVPTDAGGLVLGRTAPQVLNVVYQDRAAVSAGGFFPNGVNGTIRTSASNS, from the coding sequence ATGAAAGATCAGATCGAATTTCTAGACCTGATGGAACGCGCTGAGCATCAGCGTGCTGCTAGACGGAACTTCATACGCTTATGTGGAGGCGCGGCTGCGATGACAGGCGGCCTGTCTCTGTTGGCGGCATGCGATGACGACGAGGATATCTCGCAACCAGCCCCCTCGCCGACGCCCACCCCCACGCCGCCCCCCGCAGCGGTCAGCGATACCGACGTCCTCAATTTCGCGCTGCAGCTCGAATACCTGGAGGGGAATTATTATTCCTATGCGGTTTCGGGCCAAGGCATCGCGGCGAACCTACAAACCGGAACGGGTACACAGGCCGCAGTGATCACTGGTAGCGGTGACGGCTTTGCTCGCGCGGTGAACTTCACGGACACCGTGGTGCAACAATATGCACGCGAGATCGCCTTCGACGAGCTGGGCCATATCGGCTTCCTGCGAACGACCCTAGGCAGCGCGGCACAAGCCCAGCCGGCAATCAATCTGTCGGGCAGTGCGAGCGTCGCAATCGGCAGTACGACGGGGGTCGGCGCTTTCACGGCCGCAGCCCGAGCGGCGGGCGTCATCGGTCCGAACGAAATTTTCGATCCGTATCTCAACGACGAGAATTTCCTGATCGGCTCTTATCTGCTGACGGACGTCGGGGTTACGGCCTATCGCGGCTCGGCGCGGTTGATCACCAACAAGACGTTTCTGGAAGCAAGCGCCGGCATCTTGGCAACCGAATGCTACCATGACGGCGTGATCCGCTCGGAATTGTGGCGGCGCGGTTTGACGATACCGTCCATCTTCAGCCGCATTACGCAGATTTCCAATGCGCGCGATGCACTCGATGGTGCGACCGATACCGACCAAGATATCGGGAACGCGACGACGGCAAACTTGGTCCCGACGGATGCCGGCGGTCTCGTCCTTGGGCGGACAGCGCCACAAGTGCTAAACGTCGTTTATCAGGACCGCGCTGCTGTTTCAGCAGGGGGTTTCTTCCCCAACGGGGTGAACGGCACTATTCGAACAAGCGCCTCGAACAGTTGA
- a CDS encoding ferritin-like domain-containing protein: MLESEHRIVTAGLRKKNGADRREFFKIALTAAALTTGGAVLSERAAAQTAPTESDILNFALNLEYLEAQFYSYAFSGTGLAADQLTGTMTQGAVTGARKANLTDPAIMQYAREIAGDEVAHVGSLRKILSTAAVAQPAIDLSPAVFTAAATAAGIDLTPFGGVFDPYASDDNFLIAAYIFEDVGVTAYKGGSPFLSNPDIIDAAAGLLAAEAFHAGIIRGALYRRGVAAPVLRTNADKISDARDTLDGTAASDGPPKRTPDDDQGISAVQTQFGTTSNFVPTDANGIVFSRTAEQVHNIAYLTRNQVTSGGFFPNGTNNPNAALRRSGAN, encoded by the coding sequence ATGCTAGAAAGCGAGCATAGGATCGTTACGGCCGGCCTACGAAAAAAGAACGGGGCCGACAGACGAGAGTTTTTCAAAATAGCGTTGACCGCCGCAGCTTTGACGACCGGAGGGGCCGTACTTTCAGAGCGTGCTGCGGCGCAAACGGCCCCGACTGAATCAGATATTCTGAATTTCGCACTCAATCTCGAATATCTCGAGGCGCAGTTCTATAGTTACGCGTTTAGCGGCACCGGCCTTGCTGCGGATCAACTTACCGGAACAATGACCCAGGGAGCGGTCACCGGTGCGCGTAAGGCAAACCTTACCGACCCCGCCATCATGCAGTATGCTCGGGAGATTGCTGGCGATGAAGTCGCACACGTCGGGTCGCTGCGGAAGATTCTTTCCACTGCAGCCGTGGCGCAACCCGCCATTGACCTGTCCCCGGCTGTTTTCACGGCCGCCGCAACCGCCGCGGGCATCGACCTTACGCCGTTTGGTGGCGTGTTCGACCCTTATGCCAGCGACGACAATTTCCTGATCGCTGCCTACATCTTCGAAGATGTCGGCGTTACCGCGTACAAAGGCGGTTCTCCGTTCCTGAGCAACCCCGACATTATAGACGCTGCTGCCGGTCTGTTGGCGGCGGAGGCGTTCCACGCTGGCATCATCCGAGGCGCTCTCTACCGCCGCGGTGTAGCGGCGCCGGTCCTTCGCACCAATGCCGACAAGATCTCCGACGCGCGCGATACTCTCGATGGTACAGCCGCGTCCGACGGACCCCCGAAGCGAACGCCCGATGATGATCAGGGCATTTCCGCGGTGCAGACCCAGTTTGGCACGACGTCGAACTTCGTTCCGACCGACGCGAACGGGATCGTGTTCAGTCGTACTGCCGAACAGGTCCACAACATCGCCTACCTGACACGCAATCAAGTTACGTCCGGTGGCTTTTTTCCCAATGGTACGAACAATCCGAACGCGGCGCTTCGCCGTTCCGGCGCGAACTGA
- a CDS encoding YciE/YciF ferroxidase family protein — translation MSTPEDLKDVYVDELKDLWSANDQMLKVLKKITTQASDADLKDMLTKSHEGITAHTAVLKELIAGQDEKVSKEHCKGMEGLVAEATKHVLEEGPEKGPVLDVIIIAQYQRMTHYGIAGFGTAAAYAKALGLKDDNKKLSDATKEIYGGDEYMTKLAETSVNVEAKEEA, via the coding sequence ATGTCGACCCCGGAAGATCTGAAGGATGTGTACGTCGATGAGCTGAAGGACCTGTGGTCTGCGAACGACCAGATGCTCAAGGTCCTGAAGAAGATCACGACGCAGGCGAGCGATGCCGACCTCAAGGACATGCTGACCAAGTCGCATGAAGGCATCACGGCGCATACCGCGGTGTTGAAGGAGCTGATCGCCGGACAGGACGAGAAGGTCTCCAAGGAGCACTGCAAGGGCATGGAAGGTCTGGTTGCCGAGGCCACTAAGCATGTCCTCGAGGAAGGCCCCGAGAAGGGCCCCGTTCTCGATGTCATCATCATCGCCCAGTATCAGCGCATGACACATTACGGGATCGCCGGTTTCGGTACCGCAGCTGCCTACGCCAAGGCACTCGGCCTGAAGGACGACAACAAGAAGCTCAGTGACGCTACCAAGGAAATTTACGGTGGTGACGAGTACATGACGAAGCTCGCCGAGACGTCGGTGAACGTAGAGGCAAAGGAAGAGGCCTAA
- a CDS encoding DUF4267 domain-containing protein, whose product MNDDKPFPVALATVLLVCAAAFFLLGALFMLAPATGGRVYGFSAETEPALLYVRAIGLRDLALASYIAGLTVGRHRRALAILLTLTTMIPAGDLFLLGTMGSGSAVHYLLHSVSLAGFAGLAWWVRNPTPPS is encoded by the coding sequence ATGAACGATGATAAGCCTTTTCCGGTGGCACTGGCGACGGTGCTGCTAGTATGCGCAGCAGCGTTCTTCCTGCTCGGTGCATTGTTCATGCTGGCACCCGCCACGGGTGGTCGCGTATATGGATTCAGTGCGGAGACGGAGCCGGCGTTACTCTATGTCCGGGCGATCGGTCTGCGCGATTTGGCGCTTGCGAGCTATATCGCCGGTTTGACGGTCGGTCGGCACAGACGGGCGCTGGCAATTTTGCTTACGCTGACGACGATGATTCCGGCTGGCGATTTATTTCTGCTCGGTACTATGGGCTCCGGCTCCGCCGTCCACTATCTGCTGCATTCAGTCAGCCTGGCGGGCTTCGCCGGCCTTGCATGGTGGGTACGCAACCCAACGCCGCCATCGTAA
- a CDS encoding DUF4336 domain-containing protein, translating to MNVRARNMLIAGSAIAAVGLWWKGRSDDQAIHDQVTYPPLDMLKSVAEDIWIIDSGPISAMGLQLPVRMTIIRLASGDLVLHSPTKFSTAVAEAVGALGTVRHLVAPNVAHWTFLTQWQHAFPEATIWAAPGLGERPQVRASGLRVDAVLGDEAPPAWADEITQGVVAGGAGFHENWFFHRASRTLLLVDLIENLEPAKLPPLARLVMRASAATNGTTARYLRPIVRLGGPKAKQAISELIAMGPERVIFARGRFFERQAAEQLQRAFAWLV from the coding sequence ATGAACGTACGTGCACGCAACATGCTGATTGCTGGCAGTGCGATTGCGGCCGTTGGCCTTTGGTGGAAGGGACGGTCGGACGATCAGGCGATTCATGATCAAGTTACTTACCCGCCGCTCGACATGCTGAAGTCGGTGGCCGAAGACATCTGGATCATCGATAGCGGTCCGATTAGCGCGATGGGTCTTCAACTTCCGGTCCGCATGACGATCATCCGGCTGGCGAGCGGCGACCTCGTCCTTCATTCTCCGACGAAGTTCTCTACGGCAGTCGCGGAGGCTGTCGGTGCGCTCGGCACGGTACGTCATCTCGTCGCGCCCAACGTGGCACACTGGACGTTCCTGACACAGTGGCAGCACGCTTTCCCGGAAGCGACTATCTGGGCCGCGCCAGGCCTGGGAGAGCGGCCACAGGTCCGCGCCTCCGGTTTGCGCGTAGACGCTGTGTTGGGTGATGAAGCGCCACCGGCCTGGGCGGACGAAATCACGCAGGGCGTGGTAGCCGGTGGGGCAGGCTTCCATGAAAACTGGTTCTTTCACCGAGCCAGCCGTACGCTGTTGCTTGTCGACCTAATCGAGAATCTGGAGCCCGCAAAGTTGCCGCCGCTCGCGAGACTGGTGATGCGAGCTTCCGCTGCGACCAACGGAACAACGGCGCGCTATCTCCGGCCGATCGTTCGGCTCGGCGGACCGAAGGCAAAGCAGGCCATCAGCGAGCTCATAGCCATGGGTCCTGAGCGGGTCATTTTCGCCCGTGGACGCTTCTTCGAGAGGCAGGCTGCTGAGCAGTTGCAGCGCGCGTTTGCGTGGTTAGTCTAG
- a CDS encoding protein adenylyltransferase SelO, which yields MSSMLDNSYAGLPDRFFRRIQLASAPAPMLLKLNRTLAAELRFDPDHLEGEDGAAIFAGQRMLEGADPIALAYAGHQFGNFVPQLGDGRAILLGDVVDRHGRRRDIQLKGAGRTPFSRGGDGRAALGPVLREYLVSEAMAALGIPTTRSLAAVTTGETVMRETALPGAILTRVAASHVRVGTFQFFASRDDVEALRLLADHVISRHYPAAATGERPYVALLDAIIAAQADLVARWLLVGFVHGVMNTDNMSVAGETIDYGPCAFIDAYDPAAVFSSIDRKGRYAYGNQPSVAHWNLTRLAEAMLPLLSENETEAVELAQAALNAFPGRFERAYHGELTRKLGLCDVREGDAALAATILNAMAANQVDFTLFFRALGVAVAGDDEPVRALFIDPSAFDAWAVGWRVRLAKEPQDASIRRATMEAVNPAFIPRNHRVEAMIVAAVERGDLGPFKTLLELLSRPYEDQPDFAEFANPPEAHERVLATFCGT from the coding sequence ATGTCTTCGATGCTCGATAACAGCTATGCAGGCCTGCCGGACCGGTTCTTCCGTCGAATCCAGCTCGCGAGTGCCCCCGCGCCCATGCTCTTGAAGCTCAACCGGACGCTGGCGGCTGAACTCCGTTTTGATCCTGACCATCTTGAAGGCGAGGACGGCGCAGCGATCTTCGCGGGCCAGCGAATGCTCGAGGGGGCGGACCCCATTGCGCTTGCCTATGCCGGACATCAGTTCGGCAACTTCGTGCCTCAACTCGGCGACGGCCGTGCCATCCTGCTCGGCGACGTTGTCGATCGGCACGGAAGGCGCCGCGACATCCAGTTGAAGGGGGCGGGGCGCACGCCCTTCTCACGTGGTGGTGATGGCCGCGCGGCCCTTGGTCCCGTCCTGCGCGAGTATCTGGTCAGCGAGGCGATGGCGGCGCTCGGGATCCCGACCACGCGGTCGTTGGCAGCGGTGACGACGGGCGAAACGGTCATGCGCGAAACTGCGCTGCCGGGCGCGATCCTCACGCGTGTCGCCGCCAGCCATGTCCGTGTCGGCACGTTTCAGTTTTTCGCCTCGCGTGATGACGTCGAGGCGCTCCGTCTGCTCGCGGACCATGTCATCAGCCGTCACTATCCCGCCGCTGCAACGGGGGAGCGCCCTTATGTCGCGCTGCTCGACGCGATTATCGCGGCGCAGGCAGATCTCGTCGCACGGTGGCTACTCGTTGGTTTTGTCCACGGGGTCATGAATACCGACAACATGTCCGTTGCCGGAGAGACGATCGATTATGGTCCCTGCGCCTTCATTGACGCCTACGATCCCGCGGCCGTGTTCAGCTCAATCGACCGCAAGGGCCGCTATGCGTATGGTAACCAGCCCAGCGTTGCGCACTGGAACCTGACGCGTTTGGCGGAAGCGATGCTGCCGCTCCTTAGCGAGAACGAGACGGAGGCGGTGGAATTGGCGCAGGCAGCGCTTAACGCTTTTCCAGGCCGGTTCGAGCGAGCTTATCACGGCGAACTGACCCGCAAGCTCGGGCTTTGCGACGTGCGCGAAGGCGATGCGGCGCTCGCCGCTACGATCCTCAACGCGATGGCTGCTAACCAGGTGGATTTCACGCTTTTCTTCCGGGCTTTGGGCGTCGCTGTTGCGGGCGACGATGAGCCGGTGAGGGCGTTGTTCATCGATCCGAGCGCGTTCGATGCCTGGGCAGTCGGCTGGCGTGTGCGGCTGGCCAAGGAACCGCAGGACGCGAGCATCCGCCGTGCTACGATGGAGGCAGTTAATCCGGCCTTCATTCCGCGCAACCACCGCGTTGAGGCGATGATCGTCGCTGCCGTCGAGCGAGGGGATCTCGGCCCGTTCAAGACGCTGCTCGAACTGCTCTCACGCCCCTATGAAGACCAGCCTGACTTCGCGGAGTTCGCTAATCCGCCGGAAGCGCATGAGCGGGTACTAGCGACCTTCTGCGGAACCTAG
- a CDS encoding manganese catalase family protein — MYYHDKRLQYPVQVTNPDPAFARMLQQAIGGVEGEIRVCMQYFFQAWGNRAPTTKYRDMLLHTATEEIGHIEMLATAVALNLDKAPTHLQEEGVKDSIVGAVMGGENLRQSIEGIIHKNLLSGGMAAMPMDSDGVPFNMSHIYASGNVAADMYCNVAAESTGRVLAVRLFNATHDEGMKKMLHYMIARDTMHQQQWLAVIEELGAEAMNLPIPNSFPQDMEDQQNNYNFYATSVDGTFPEGRWTSGPSMDGKGEFTVFRNEPLGEEPVMGPARPDSGAQNQQIG; from the coding sequence ATGTATTATCATGACAAGAGGCTACAGTACCCGGTCCAGGTGACGAACCCCGATCCTGCCTTTGCTCGGATGTTGCAGCAGGCGATTGGCGGCGTCGAAGGCGAGATACGCGTCTGCATGCAGTATTTCTTCCAGGCCTGGGGCAACCGCGCGCCGACAACGAAATATCGTGACATGCTGCTGCACACGGCGACCGAGGAAATCGGCCATATCGAAATGCTGGCGACCGCCGTCGCGCTGAACCTCGACAAGGCGCCGACGCATCTACAGGAAGAGGGCGTCAAGGACAGTATCGTTGGCGCTGTCATGGGCGGTGAAAATCTCCGCCAGAGCATCGAAGGCATCATCCACAAGAACCTGTTGTCGGGCGGTATGGCAGCGATGCCGATGGACTCCGATGGCGTGCCGTTCAACATGAGTCACATATACGCGAGCGGGAACGTCGCGGCCGATATGTACTGCAACGTTGCCGCAGAAAGCACGGGTCGCGTTCTTGCGGTACGGCTCTTCAACGCGACCCACGACGAGGGCATGAAGAAGATGCTCCATTACATGATCGCGCGCGACACGATGCACCAGCAACAGTGGCTCGCCGTTATCGAGGAACTGGGGGCCGAGGCCATGAACTTGCCGATCCCCAACAGCTTCCCGCAGGACATGGAAGATCAGCAGAACAACTACAACTTCTATGCGACGTCGGTCGACGGGACGTTCCCGGAGGGCCGCTGGACGTCGGGTCCCTCGATGGACGGCAAGGGCGAGTTCACCGTGTTCCGCAACGAACCGCTCGGTGAAGAACCGGTGATGGGGCCGGCCCGCCCCGATAGCGGCGCCCAGAACCAGCAGATCGGCTGA
- a CDS encoding DUF4142 domain-containing protein yields the protein MNIRHIAMLLAATVGTASLAQTPPPPPPPEAKTAATPYVMAAGVSDLYEINSSQVALQKSQTPAIRKFATMLIKHHQKTTAATVKAATKAGLTPTPPVLDAGATASINELQTASAADFDRLYIGQQIPAHQAALDLHQSYSTGGDQAPLRMSAKAAVPIVKQHLDAAMKMQAGKPMANMSGM from the coding sequence ATGAACATCAGACACATCGCTATGTTGCTCGCAGCGACGGTCGGCACAGCATCGCTAGCACAGACGCCGCCACCACCACCGCCGCCCGAGGCAAAAACAGCTGCGACGCCCTATGTCATGGCTGCCGGAGTGAGCGATCTGTACGAGATCAACTCGAGCCAGGTCGCGCTGCAGAAGTCACAGACGCCTGCGATCCGCAAGTTTGCGACCATGCTGATCAAGCACCATCAGAAGACAACAGCCGCAACCGTCAAGGCGGCGACCAAGGCAGGTTTGACCCCGACGCCGCCTGTGCTTGATGCCGGCGCGACAGCATCGATCAATGAACTGCAGACCGCATCAGCAGCGGATTTCGACCGCCTCTACATCGGTCAGCAGATCCCGGCGCACCAGGCTGCACTGGACCTTCACCAGAGCTATTCGACCGGCGGAGATCAGGCGCCACTGCGCATGTCGGCCAAGGCGGCAGTACCCATTGTGAAACAGCATCTTGATGCTGCGATGAAGATGCAAGCGGGTAAGCCGATGGCGAACATGTCGGGTATGTAA
- a CDS encoding NAD(P)H-hydrate dehydratase, translating to MTDTIPLDSSWIAANPPPVHGLGTTKNSRGRVLAIGGSAMVPGALRLTGEAALRVGAGKLQMATIESAAIGLGLGLLVPEAGVLALPQDSDGEIDGAAGPLLEKSLNGCDTLIIGPGMGSTDAAKALLQLILMQPCDKVTMVVDALAIGSARDLRETLAAFDGRMVFTPHHGEMAMLTGIDEDAIAQSPEKIARDVAAQYGAVVVLKGSDTVIAAPDGTTLHYGGGGTGLATGGSGDVLAGAIGGLLSRGASPIIAAGWGVWLHGQSGRRVATTSGPIGFLAREIPAEFPRLLPQ from the coding sequence ATGACCGATACCATTCCCCTCGACAGCAGCTGGATCGCTGCCAACCCGCCTCCCGTTCATGGCCTCGGAACCACGAAGAACAGCCGCGGCCGCGTGTTGGCGATAGGTGGTTCGGCCATGGTGCCGGGCGCGCTTCGCCTGACGGGCGAGGCAGCGCTTCGGGTCGGCGCGGGCAAGCTCCAGATGGCCACGATCGAATCCGCGGCGATCGGCCTCGGCCTCGGCCTGCTAGTTCCGGAGGCCGGTGTTCTCGCACTGCCGCAAGACTCCGACGGAGAGATAGACGGCGCAGCGGGTCCCCTGCTCGAAAAGTCGCTGAACGGCTGCGATACGCTGATCATCGGACCAGGTATGGGGTCCACCGACGCTGCCAAGGCTCTCTTGCAGCTCATCCTGATGCAGCCCTGCGACAAGGTAACGATGGTCGTCGACGCCTTGGCTATCGGATCGGCACGGGATCTGCGCGAAACGCTTGCGGCGTTCGACGGTCGCATGGTTTTCACACCCCATCACGGTGAAATGGCAATGCTGACGGGTATCGACGAAGACGCGATCGCACAGTCCCCGGAAAAGATCGCGCGGGACGTCGCCGCACAATACGGCGCCGTCGTGGTCCTCAAGGGCAGCGATACCGTTATCGCTGCCCCCGACGGAACGACACTGCATTATGGTGGTGGAGGAACCGGACTTGCGACGGGCGGATCGGGAGATGTCCTGGCCGGCGCGATCGGGGGCTTGTTGTCCCGCGGCGCGTCCCCGATCATCGCAGCCGGTTGGGGTGTCTGGCTGCACGGACAAAGCGGACGACGCGTCGCAACTACAAGTGGGCCGATCGGCTTCCTTGCACGAGAAATTCCCGCCGAGTTCCCTCGCCTACTTCCGCAATAG
- a CDS encoding histidine phosphatase family protein yields MPSARWPSRLWIVRHGESAGNVARDAAHAAGVERIDLSHRDVDIPLSPLGEEQARALGAWFARADPDDRRDILLVSPYVRARQTLNLFREQGGAAGDEPIVIDERLREKEFGILDGLTTSGVASAYPDQAEFRRILGKFYHQPPGGESWCDVIFRLRSLMDTIALHYAGRRVMIVAHQVVVLCLRYVIENLTEDEILAIDQQGDVANCSVTEYRFDPDGPQDGALTLIRYNDVVDHQGSAPVTAEPDRTTGVRG; encoded by the coding sequence ATGCCATCTGCACGCTGGCCGTCTCGTCTCTGGATTGTCCGTCACGGAGAAAGTGCTGGGAACGTGGCGCGCGACGCCGCGCATGCGGCCGGAGTCGAACGGATCGACCTATCGCACCGCGACGTCGACATTCCACTGTCCCCGCTGGGCGAGGAGCAGGCCCGCGCGCTCGGCGCATGGTTCGCCCGCGCGGATCCCGACGACCGCCGCGACATCCTGCTCGTCTCGCCCTATGTCCGCGCGCGCCAGACCCTAAACCTCTTCCGTGAACAGGGCGGTGCGGCCGGCGACGAGCCGATCGTGATCGACGAACGCCTCCGCGAAAAGGAGTTCGGCATCCTGGACGGGTTGACCACCAGCGGTGTCGCGTCGGCATATCCGGACCAGGCCGAGTTCCGACGCATCCTCGGCAAATTCTATCACCAGCCGCCCGGCGGGGAGAGCTGGTGCGACGTGATCTTCCGCCTGCGATCACTGATGGATACGATCGCATTGCACTACGCCGGTCGCCGCGTGATGATCGTCGCGCATCAGGTGGTCGTCCTCTGCCTGCGCTATGTCATCGAGAACCTGACCGAGGACGAGATCCTGGCGATCGATCAGCAAGGCGACGTCGCGAACTGCTCGGTCACCGAATATCGCTTCGATCCCGACGGCCCGCAGGACGGCGCGCTCACGCTCATTCGCTACAACGACGTCGTCGACCACCAAGGGTCCGCCCCGGTCACTGCCGAGCCGGACCGTACCACCGGAGTACGAGGATGA